A DNA window from Actinokineospora baliensis contains the following coding sequences:
- the map gene encoding type I methionyl aminopeptidase, whose product MSVRAPLTPGVQTPRRVVPSTIVRPEYVDRPAPARNTDPWVQPPEIIEAMRVAGRIAAQALRAGGEAVKPGATTDDVDAVVHEFLLDHRAYPSTLGYRGFPKSCCVSLNEVICHGIPDSTVIEDGDIVNIDVTAYLGGVHGDTNATFLAGEVREEARLLVERTREATMRAIAAVRPGREFNVIGRVIEKYAKRFDYGVVRAFTGHGIARSFHSGLVVLHYEDLTDRTVMEPGMTFTIEPMITLGGIDYDMWSDDWTATTRDKSWTAQFEHTLVVTDTGSEILTLP is encoded by the coding sequence ATGTCCGTTCGTGCCCCGTTGACGCCCGGCGTGCAGACGCCCCGCCGGGTCGTGCCGTCCACCATCGTCCGGCCCGAGTACGTCGACCGCCCCGCGCCCGCGCGCAACACCGACCCGTGGGTCCAGCCGCCGGAGATCATCGAGGCGATGCGGGTGGCCGGTCGGATCGCCGCCCAGGCGCTGCGCGCGGGCGGCGAGGCGGTCAAGCCGGGCGCCACCACCGACGACGTCGACGCCGTGGTGCACGAGTTCCTGCTCGACCACCGGGCCTACCCCTCGACCCTGGGCTACCGCGGCTTCCCGAAGTCGTGCTGCGTGTCGCTCAACGAGGTGATCTGCCACGGCATCCCGGACTCGACGGTGATCGAGGACGGCGACATCGTCAACATCGACGTGACCGCCTACCTCGGCGGCGTGCACGGCGACACGAACGCGACCTTCCTCGCCGGTGAGGTGCGCGAGGAGGCCAGGCTGCTGGTCGAGCGCACCCGCGAGGCGACGATGCGCGCGATCGCCGCGGTGCGCCCCGGCCGCGAGTTCAACGTCATCGGCCGGGTCATCGAGAAGTACGCCAAGCGCTTCGACTACGGCGTGGTGCGCGCGTTCACCGGGCACGGCATCGCCAGGTCGTTCCACAGTGGACTGGTGGTGCTGCACTACGAGGACCTCACCGACCGGACCGTGATGGAACCGGGGATGACCTTCACCATCGAGCCGATGATCACCCTGGGCGGCATCGACTACGACATGTGGTCCGACGACTGGACCGCCACCACCCGGGACAAGTCGTGGACCGCGCAGTTCGAGCACACCCTGGTGGTCACCGACACCGGCTCGGAGATCCTCACCCTCCCGTAG
- a CDS encoding cobyric acid synthase has protein sequence MAGALLVAGTTSDAGKSVLVAGLCRWLARQGVRVAPFKAQNMSNNSMVTFDGGEIGRAQAVQAAACGLEPSVRFNPVLLKPGSDRTSQVVVLGKPTGVASALSYRERKAELMQTVLATLAGLRAEFEVVVCEGAGSPTEINLRANDIANMGLARAADLPVIVVGDIDRGGVFAHLYGTLALLDAADQALIAGFVINKFRGDPALLEPGLRQLRDLTGRDVLGVLPWREELWLDAEDSLSYAADGVVGRPAPPLGSQWLRIAVVRLPRISNATDVEALACEPGVSVRFVTEPSRLADADVVVLPGSKSTVDDLAWLRRTGLAEAVVAHAKRGLPVLGVCGGFQMLSRQIDDRVESGAGLVDGLGLVDVDVEFAVDKTLTRPTGVVFGEPAVGYEIHHGRVSRRGDLPGLVDLPGGEVEGVAAGPVLGTHWHGLLENNAVRRRFLTWAAAQAGRDGFQPAADVDFAAARQGQLDLLGDLVADHLDADAVRRLLDSGAPTGLRALPPGAS, from the coding sequence GTGGCGGGTGCGCTGCTGGTGGCCGGGACGACCTCCGACGCCGGGAAGAGCGTTCTGGTCGCCGGTCTCTGCCGGTGGCTGGCGCGCCAGGGGGTGCGGGTCGCGCCGTTCAAGGCGCAGAACATGTCCAACAACTCGATGGTCACCTTCGACGGCGGCGAGATCGGCCGGGCCCAGGCGGTCCAGGCGGCTGCCTGCGGCTTGGAGCCCAGCGTCAGGTTCAACCCGGTGCTGCTCAAGCCGGGCTCGGACCGAACGTCGCAGGTGGTCGTCCTCGGTAAGCCCACCGGTGTCGCCTCCGCGTTGTCCTATAGGGAGCGCAAAGCAGAGCTCATGCAGACCGTCCTGGCGACGCTCGCTGGTCTACGCGCGGAGTTCGAGGTCGTCGTGTGTGAGGGCGCGGGCTCTCCTACCGAGATCAACCTCCGGGCCAACGACATCGCCAACATGGGCTTGGCGCGCGCCGCAGACCTGCCGGTGATCGTCGTCGGGGACATCGACCGCGGCGGTGTCTTCGCGCACCTCTATGGCACTCTCGCCTTGCTCGACGCTGCGGATCAGGCGCTCATCGCGGGGTTCGTCATCAACAAGTTCCGCGGCGACCCCGCCCTGCTAGAGCCTGGATTGCGCCAACTACGCGATCTGACCGGCCGCGACGTGCTCGGTGTGCTGCCGTGGCGCGAAGAACTGTGGCTAGACGCGGAAGATTCGCTGTCTTACGCCGCCGACGGCGTAGTGGGACGTCCAGCGCCCCCGTTGGGATCTCAGTGGCTGAGGATCGCGGTCGTGCGGCTGCCCCGGATCTCCAACGCGACCGACGTAGAAGCCCTGGCGTGCGAGCCGGGGGTGTCAGTCCGGTTCGTCACCGAGCCATCGCGGCTGGCTGATGCGGACGTAGTTGTCCTACCAGGCTCCAAGTCGACCGTGGACGACCTCGCGTGGTTGCGCCGCACCGGCTTGGCTGAAGCGGTGGTCGCGCACGCTAAGAGGGGGCTACCGGTGCTCGGTGTGTGTGGCGGCTTCCAGATGCTCTCGCGGCAGATCGACGACCGGGTCGAGTCCGGCGCCGGGCTCGTCGACGGGTTGGGGTTGGTCGACGTGGATGTCGAGTTCGCCGTCGACAAGACCCTCACCCGGCCGACCGGTGTCGTGTTCGGCGAACCCGCGGTCGGCTACGAGATCCACCACGGCCGCGTCTCGCGTCGGGGAGACCTCCCCGGCCTGGTCGACCTTCCCGGAGGCGAAGTGGAAGGAGTCGCCGCGGGACCGGTCCTGGGCACCCACTGGCACGGCCTGCTGGAGAATAACGCCGTGCGCCGCCGCTTCTTGACCTGGGCCGCCGCACAAGCCGGTCGAGACGGGTTCCAGCCTGCGGCCGACGTCGACTTCGCCGCGGCGCGCCAAGGGCAGCTCGATCTCCTCGGCGACCTGGTGGCCGACCACCTCGACGCCGACGCCGTCCGCCGGTTGCTCGACTCCGGCGCCCCGACCGGCCTGCGCGCCCTGCCGCCGGGAGCCTCCTGA
- a CDS encoding FadR/GntR family transcriptional regulator, with translation MPLATTRRSGLVDQVIEQMRAAITSAEWKVGERIPTEPELVTALGVGRNTVREAVRALSHAGLLEVRQGDGTFVRATSEFSGAVRRLAGTELRDVLQVRRTLEVEGARLAAAHRTDEELAELTELLDARDHSMSARDYEVGIDQDAAFHLAVVRCSHNPLLAELYQGLTEVVRASVASTVSTKPNLATVDHQRLLSAIRDQDSDRAAAEAAGFLDELIADLDTE, from the coding sequence GTGCCGTTGGCCACTACCCGGCGTTCCGGCCTCGTCGACCAGGTGATCGAGCAGATGCGCGCGGCGATCACCAGCGCGGAGTGGAAGGTCGGCGAGCGCATCCCCACCGAGCCCGAGCTGGTCACCGCGCTGGGCGTCGGCCGCAACACCGTGCGCGAGGCGGTCCGCGCGCTCTCGCACGCGGGCCTGCTCGAGGTCCGCCAGGGCGACGGCACCTTCGTGCGCGCCACCAGCGAGTTCTCCGGCGCCGTGCGCAGGCTGGCAGGCACCGAGCTGCGCGACGTGCTGCAGGTCCGGCGCACCCTGGAGGTCGAGGGCGCCCGGCTGGCCGCGGCGCACCGCACCGACGAGGAGCTCGCGGAGCTCACCGAACTGCTCGACGCCCGCGACCACTCGATGTCCGCGCGCGACTACGAGGTCGGCATCGACCAGGACGCCGCGTTCCACCTCGCGGTGGTCCGCTGCTCGCACAACCCGCTGCTCGCCGAGCTCTACCAGGGCCTCACGGAGGTCGTGCGCGCCTCGGTGGCCTCCACCGTGAGCACCAAGCCCAACCTGGCCACCGTCGACCACCAGCGGCTGCTGTCGGCGATCCGCGACCAGGACAGCGACCGCGCCGCCGCCGAGGCGGCCGGGTTCCTCGACGAGCTCATCGCCGACCTCGACACCGAGTAG
- a CDS encoding CynX/NimT family MFS transporter, with protein MTLHRRRSTKDVKIATPTPPRGARSAHPRRNSARTALVGTPLLIIGVALAAVNLRPAVTSLASLLEQVRGSVGASHAWASALTALPVVCFGAAGILAPRLNRRFGIARAVGGALALLTAGLVIRVLDGPAVVLGGTLLACAGIALGNVLLPVVIKQSYPHRLGVVTGIYMGAVSGGGAIGAALTPRLHSALEDWRLSLGAWAVLAAAAVVLWSISARHADSTTVEPPKPRRSLLRNRLAWTVTVFFGLQALVAYVIMGWLPEMLVEAGVDRATAGLYLGICTLFGVPTGLLFPPLAVRLRSQSALISTLTAIGGLGLVGLLIAPAAAPLAWSLLAGVGMGVFPLAITVLALRTDDPADTAALSAMAQSFGYLIAACGPFLFGLLRGTTGSWTASLILALAVTAAQTVVGWSAGRPRTV; from the coding sequence GTGACGCTCCACCGCAGGCGCAGCACCAAGGACGTCAAGATTGCCACGCCGACCCCGCCGCGTGGGGCACGGTCGGCGCACCCGAGGAGAAACAGTGCCCGGACGGCCCTGGTCGGCACACCGTTGCTCATCATCGGGGTCGCTCTCGCGGCGGTGAACCTGCGACCCGCGGTCACCAGTCTGGCATCCCTGCTGGAGCAGGTGCGCGGGTCCGTCGGCGCCAGTCACGCCTGGGCCAGCGCGTTGACGGCGCTGCCGGTGGTCTGCTTCGGTGCCGCCGGGATCCTGGCACCCCGGCTGAACAGGCGCTTCGGCATCGCCAGGGCGGTCGGCGGGGCACTGGCCCTGCTCACCGCCGGACTGGTGATCCGCGTGCTCGACGGACCCGCCGTTGTGCTCGGCGGCACACTGCTCGCCTGCGCGGGTATCGCCCTGGGTAACGTCCTGTTGCCCGTAGTGATCAAACAGTCCTACCCCCACCGGCTCGGCGTGGTGACGGGCATCTACATGGGAGCCGTATCCGGCGGCGGCGCTATAGGTGCCGCATTGACCCCGCGCCTGCACAGCGCGCTAGAGGACTGGCGACTGTCTCTAGGCGCGTGGGCTGTTCTTGCCGCCGCTGCGGTTGTGCTGTGGAGCATCTCCGCCCGCCACGCGGACAGCACGACCGTCGAACCGCCCAAGCCGCGCCGGTCGTTGCTGCGCAACCGGCTCGCGTGGACGGTGACGGTCTTCTTCGGCCTCCAGGCCCTGGTCGCCTACGTGATCATGGGCTGGCTCCCCGAAATGCTCGTCGAAGCGGGCGTCGACCGCGCCACGGCAGGCCTCTACCTGGGCATCTGCACCCTGTTCGGCGTCCCGACCGGCCTGCTCTTCCCACCCCTGGCGGTCCGCCTGCGCTCGCAGTCGGCACTCATCTCCACCCTCACCGCGATCGGCGGCCTAGGCCTGGTCGGCCTCCTGATCGCCCCCGCCGCCGCCCCACTGGCCTGGAGCCTCCTCGCAGGCGTAGGCATGGGCGTCTTCCCCTTGGCCATCACCGTCCTGGCCCTGCGCACGGACGATCCCGCCGACACCGCGGCCCTCTCCGCCATGGCCCAATCCTTCGGCTACCTGATCGCCGCCTGCGGCCCTTTCCTGTTCGGCCTACTCCGCGGCACCACCGGCTCCTGGACGGCATCGCTCATCCTGGCCCTCGCCGTCACCGCCGCCCAGACGGTGGTGGGCTGGTCAGCGGGCCGCCCGCGCACGGTCTAG
- a CDS encoding mycothione reductase, translating to MAHYDLVIIGTGSGNSLLDPRFAGKRVALVERGVFGGTCLNVGCIPTKMFVHAADLAAVPGHSARLGVDTTLDGVRWTDVRDRIFGRIDPIAAGGERYRVEHADNANVTVYQGSARFTGERALEITPNDGSPVETITGDQIVLAAGGRAVVPEIDGIHDIDFHTSDTIMRIDELPRRLVILGSGFVAAEFAHVFSSFGVEVTVVARSGALLRAEDRDVSQRFTELAQKRWDVRLDRKALRVERHDGGVRLHLEGPDGAETADGNLLLVAVGRTPNADQLDVAAAGIAVAPTGHVVVDEYQRTSAEGIWALGDISSPFELKHVANHEARIVQHNLLHPEDLRAADHRFVPHAVFSSPQIAAVGITEQEAERRGIRWITATQTFGGIAYGWAMEDETGFAKVIADPDTAQILGAHIIGPQAPTLLQPIIQAMSFGLDAKQMARGQYWIHPGMPEVVENALLNLPFD from the coding sequence GTGGCCCACTACGACCTGGTGATCATCGGGACCGGCTCCGGCAACTCGCTGCTCGATCCGCGGTTCGCGGGCAAGCGCGTGGCGCTGGTCGAGCGCGGGGTGTTCGGCGGGACGTGCCTCAACGTCGGCTGCATCCCGACCAAGATGTTCGTGCACGCCGCCGACCTGGCCGCGGTGCCGGGGCACTCGGCGCGCCTCGGCGTGGACACCACGCTCGACGGGGTGCGCTGGACCGACGTCCGGGACCGGATCTTCGGCCGGATCGACCCGATCGCTGCCGGGGGCGAGCGCTACCGGGTGGAGCACGCGGACAACGCCAACGTGACCGTGTACCAGGGGTCGGCGAGGTTCACCGGCGAGCGGGCGCTGGAGATCACGCCCAACGACGGGTCCCCGGTCGAGACGATCACCGGCGACCAGATCGTGCTCGCCGCGGGCGGCCGCGCGGTGGTGCCCGAGATCGACGGCATCCACGACATCGACTTCCACACCAGCGACACGATCATGCGCATCGACGAGCTGCCCCGGCGGCTGGTCATCCTGGGCAGCGGGTTCGTCGCGGCCGAGTTCGCGCACGTGTTCTCGTCGTTCGGCGTGGAGGTGACCGTGGTGGCGCGCTCGGGCGCCCTGCTGCGCGCCGAGGACCGCGACGTCAGCCAGCGGTTCACCGAGCTGGCCCAGAAGCGCTGGGACGTCCGGCTCGACCGCAAAGCACTGCGCGTCGAACGCCACGACGGCGGCGTCCGACTGCACCTGGAGGGCCCCGACGGCGCGGAAACCGCCGACGGCAACCTGCTGCTGGTCGCGGTCGGCCGCACCCCCAACGCCGACCAACTCGACGTGGCCGCCGCCGGGATCGCCGTCGCCCCGACCGGCCACGTGGTCGTCGACGAGTACCAGCGCACCTCCGCCGAGGGGATCTGGGCACTGGGCGACATCAGCTCCCCGTTCGAGCTCAAGCACGTCGCCAACCACGAGGCCCGGATCGTCCAGCACAACCTGCTGCACCCGGAAGACCTCCGCGCCGCCGACCACCGGTTCGTCCCGCACGCGGTGTTCAGCTCCCCGCAGATCGCCGCGGTCGGCATCACCGAACAGGAAGCCGAGCGCCGGGGCATCCGCTGGATCACCGCCACCCAGACCTTCGGCGGCATCGCCTACGGCTGGGCGATGGAGGACGAGACCGGCTTCGCGAAGGTCATCGCCGACCCGGACACGGCACAGATCCTGGGTGCCCACATCATCGGCCCCCAGGCCCCGACCCTCCTGCAACCGATCATCCAGGCGATGAGCTTCGGCCTGGACGCCAAGCAGATGGCCCGCGGCCAGTACTGGATCCACCCCGGGATGCCGGAGGTCGTGGAGAACGCCCTGCTCAACCTGCCCTTCGACTAG
- a CDS encoding YbhB/YbcL family Raf kinase inhibitor-like protein produces MSLDRPVAPAPYELLPQVGAFTVTSTDVRDGEPLAGRYAHGSSGGENVSPQLAWSGAPEGTKSYVVTCFDPDAPIPGGFWHWVAVNLPAGTTELPTGAGSGDDGLPAGAFHVRTDFGSRDYGGAAPPQGDQVHRYYFVVHAVDVDALDVDQDSSAAVVSFNLAFHTLARAILAPTFAH; encoded by the coding sequence ATGAGCCTGGACCGCCCGGTCGCTCCCGCCCCCTACGAGCTGCTGCCCCAGGTGGGCGCGTTCACCGTCACCTCCACCGACGTGCGCGACGGCGAACCGCTGGCGGGCCGGTACGCGCACGGGTCGTCGGGCGGGGAGAACGTCTCGCCCCAGCTGGCCTGGTCGGGCGCCCCCGAGGGCACCAAGAGCTACGTCGTCACCTGCTTCGACCCCGACGCCCCGATCCCCGGCGGGTTTTGGCACTGGGTCGCGGTCAACCTGCCCGCGGGGACCACCGAGCTGCCCACCGGCGCGGGCAGCGGCGACGACGGGCTGCCTGCGGGCGCCTTCCACGTGCGGACCGACTTCGGCTCCCGCGACTACGGCGGCGCCGCCCCGCCCCAGGGCGACCAGGTGCACCGGTACTACTTCGTGGTGCACGCCGTCGACGTCGACGCGCTCGACGTCGACCAGGACTCCAGCGCGGCTGTGGTGAGCTTCAACCTCGCCTTCCACACCCTGGCCAGGGCGATCCTCGCGCCGACCTTCGCGCACTGA
- a CDS encoding M48 family metallopeptidase: MTDNTEHEVSRSTSRVRFPRISPRAYEHPADRGAMATLRAVPGLSEVLKSVAGLFSERGERLMALASTIRVGDKQYPKINQLRLESAEVLDLDTAPNLFIQRSPHANAMAIGIDEPFIVVTTALVEAMDTESLRFVIGHEMGHVLSGHAVLRTVLLRLVNLQQTMALLPPSALALRAILAALKEWFRKAELTADRAGLLAGQDPAAALRAHLYQAGATDLTQIDIPSFLQQAKEYEEIDDIRDSIHKLRNVEGMTHPFAVVRAAQLQRWAASDEYREILTGQYQRRDDDAPAGNLGDDLRSAAKSYKESFADSTDPLITLLNTVGSTISDTAGKVFSKFGSRPENTASN; the protein is encoded by the coding sequence ATGACCGACAACACCGAGCACGAGGTATCGCGTTCGACCAGCCGCGTGCGGTTCCCGCGGATCAGCCCGAGGGCCTACGAGCACCCGGCCGACCGCGGTGCCATGGCCACCCTGCGCGCCGTGCCCGGCCTGTCGGAGGTCCTCAAGTCCGTCGCGGGCCTGTTCAGCGAGCGCGGCGAGCGGCTGATGGCCCTCGCCTCGACCATCCGGGTCGGCGACAAGCAGTACCCGAAGATCAACCAGCTGCGGCTGGAGTCGGCGGAGGTGCTCGACCTCGACACCGCGCCGAACCTGTTCATCCAGCGCAGCCCGCACGCCAACGCCATGGCCATCGGCATCGACGAGCCGTTCATCGTGGTCACCACCGCGCTGGTGGAGGCGATGGACACCGAGAGCCTGCGCTTCGTCATCGGCCACGAGATGGGCCACGTGCTCTCCGGCCACGCCGTGCTGCGCACCGTGCTGCTGCGGCTGGTGAACCTGCAGCAGACGATGGCGCTGCTGCCGCCGAGCGCGCTCGCGCTGCGGGCCATCCTGGCCGCGCTCAAGGAGTGGTTCCGCAAGGCGGAGCTCACCGCCGACCGCGCGGGCCTGTTGGCGGGCCAGGACCCGGCCGCCGCGCTGCGCGCGCACCTCTACCAGGCGGGCGCCACCGACCTCACCCAGATCGACATCCCGTCGTTCCTGCAGCAGGCCAAGGAGTACGAGGAGATCGACGACATCCGCGACAGCATCCACAAGCTGCGCAACGTCGAGGGCATGACCCACCCGTTCGCCGTCGTGCGCGCCGCGCAGTTGCAACGCTGGGCCGCCTCCGACGAGTACCGCGAGATTCTCACCGGCCAATACCAACGCCGCGACGACGACGCCCCCGCGGGCAACCTCGGCGACGACCTGCGCTCGGCGGCCAAGTCGTACAAGGAGTCGTTCGCCGACTCCACCGACCCCTTGATCACCCTCCTCAACACCGTCGGCTCCACCATCTCCGACACGGCGGGCAAGGTCTTCAGCAAGTTCGGCTCCCGCCCGGAGAACACCGCCAGCAACTGA
- a CDS encoding YnfA family protein, whose protein sequence is MPLRSVVLFVVAALAEIGGAWLVWQGVREDRGWLWVVGGVLALGAYGFVATLQPEAHFGRVLAAYGGIFVAGSLAWAVVVDGFRPDRWDLLGSALCLIGVAVIMYGPRG, encoded by the coding sequence GTGCCGCTGCGGTCGGTGGTGCTGTTCGTCGTCGCCGCGCTCGCCGAGATCGGCGGGGCGTGGCTGGTGTGGCAGGGCGTGCGCGAGGACCGGGGCTGGCTGTGGGTCGTCGGCGGGGTCCTGGCCCTCGGCGCCTACGGGTTCGTGGCCACCCTGCAGCCGGAGGCGCACTTCGGCCGGGTCCTGGCCGCCTACGGCGGGATCTTCGTGGCGGGCTCGCTGGCCTGGGCCGTGGTGGTCGACGGGTTCCGCCCGGACCGGTGGGACCTGCTCGGCTCCGCGCTGTGCCTGATCGGGGTCGCGGTGATCATGTACGGCCCGCGCGGGTGA
- a CDS encoding M15 family metallopeptidase: protein MRRLLTALCLLLATAGCVTPEQQRAASASATTVPTTTLSATTSTTTPLTTTPVTTTNAAPTSTSPVPAPPPVWVVGATPLPLGPDGFGKILPTPAVLANRALPTADLLPPPAGGRYAATISAVPDAVARRSTWHAGCPVSLGQLRYLTMSFWGFDGKPHTGEMLVNASVAGNVTKVFETLFAHRFPLEEMRVTALSELDLPPTGDGNNTGSFVCRAVRTGTTWSAHASGLAIDINPFCNPYTKGKLVLPELASSYVDRSNRRPGMVFAGDPVVRAFSSIGWTWGGTWTSPVDRQHFSATGG, encoded by the coding sequence GTGCGTCGCCTCCTCACCGCGCTGTGCCTGCTGCTCGCCACCGCCGGGTGCGTGACCCCCGAGCAGCAACGCGCGGCCTCCGCCTCGGCCACCACCGTCCCGACCACAACGCTGAGCGCGACGACGTCCACCACGACGCCCTTGACCACCACGCCCGTGACCACCACGAACGCGGCCCCGACCAGTACCTCGCCGGTGCCTGCCCCGCCCCCGGTGTGGGTGGTCGGCGCGACGCCGCTGCCGCTGGGGCCGGACGGTTTCGGGAAGATCCTCCCGACGCCCGCGGTCCTGGCCAACCGCGCACTGCCGACCGCCGACCTCCTGCCGCCGCCCGCGGGCGGTCGCTACGCGGCGACGATCTCGGCGGTGCCCGACGCGGTGGCGCGGCGCAGCACCTGGCACGCGGGGTGCCCGGTGTCGCTGGGGCAGCTGCGGTACCTGACCATGTCGTTCTGGGGGTTCGACGGGAAGCCGCACACCGGCGAGATGCTGGTCAACGCCTCCGTCGCGGGCAACGTGACGAAGGTGTTCGAAACCCTGTTCGCGCACCGGTTCCCGCTTGAGGAGATGCGGGTGACCGCACTGTCCGAATTGGACCTACCGCCGACCGGGGACGGCAACAACACCGGCTCGTTCGTCTGCCGGGCGGTGCGCACCGGCACCACATGGTCGGCGCACGCCTCGGGCCTGGCGATCGACATCAACCCGTTCTGCAACCCTTACACGAAGGGAAAGCTCGTGCTGCCGGAGCTCGCATCCTCCTATGTGGACAGGTCGAATCGTCGCCCTGGCATGGTCTTCGCCGGTGACCCGGTGGTCCGCGCGTTCAGCTCGATCGGCTGGACCTGGGGCGGCACCTGGACCTCACCGGTCGACCGCCAGCACTTCAGCGCGACCGGGGGCTGA
- a CDS encoding S1 family peptidase produces the protein MARYVRRVLGALAALAIIAAVVLGQFFRAEAGQQIVGGQRAAIADHPYVVYLATTDGFQFCGGTLVTRDKVVTAAHCAKAYPRDRVRVVAGREDKASTEGSTVEVKDIWVHPDYRDVTLGDDVAVLTLAQRVGYRPLPLATDQALYAAETPATILGWGRVAETGPASRYLLGAEVRMVSDTECAADYDSFYEVPMVCAGLPQGGIDTCQGDSGGPLVVDGRLVGIASWGQGCAEAGSPGVYTRISTYVDLITDHL, from the coding sequence ATGGCGCGATACGTCCGCCGCGTCCTCGGTGCCCTTGCCGCCCTGGCGATCATCGCCGCGGTGGTCCTCGGCCAGTTCTTCCGCGCCGAGGCGGGCCAGCAGATCGTCGGGGGTCAGCGCGCCGCCATCGCCGACCACCCGTACGTGGTCTACCTGGCCACCACCGACGGTTTCCAGTTCTGCGGCGGCACCCTGGTCACCCGGGACAAGGTCGTCACCGCCGCGCACTGCGCCAAGGCGTACCCCCGCGACCGGGTGCGGGTGGTCGCCGGTCGCGAGGACAAGGCGAGCACCGAGGGCAGCACCGTCGAGGTCAAGGACATCTGGGTGCACCCGGACTACCGCGATGTCACCCTGGGTGACGATGTCGCCGTGCTCACCCTGGCGCAGCGGGTGGGCTACCGGCCGCTCCCGCTGGCCACCGACCAGGCGCTCTACGCCGCCGAGACCCCCGCGACGATCCTCGGCTGGGGTCGGGTGGCCGAGACCGGCCCGGCGTCGCGCTACCTGCTCGGCGCCGAGGTCCGCATGGTCTCCGACACCGAGTGCGCCGCGGACTACGACAGCTTCTACGAGGTCCCGATGGTCTGCGCGGGCCTGCCGCAGGGCGGGATCGACACCTGCCAGGGCGACTCCGGCGGCCCCCTTGTGGTCGACGGCAGGCTGGTGGGCATCGCGTCGTGGGGCCAGGGTTGCGCCGAGGCGGGCAGTCCCGGCGTGTACACCCGCATCTCGACCTACGTGGACCTGATCACCGACCACCTGTGA
- a CDS encoding GNAT family N-acetyltransferase has translation MTLHVVPGPELTTTDLYALLRLRVDVFVVEQNCPYPELDGQDLLATTVHVWWQPDSTPLSCLRVLGTSGALRRVGRVCTALDARGSGLGGRLMAAALDIVGLDESVLDAQLHAQSLYARHGYLPEGEPFEEDGIMHIRMRRPATAD, from the coding sequence GTGACCCTGCACGTCGTTCCCGGCCCAGAGTTGACCACGACAGACCTCTATGCCCTCTTGCGCCTCAGAGTCGACGTGTTCGTGGTCGAGCAGAACTGCCCGTACCCCGAACTCGACGGGCAAGACCTGCTCGCCACTACCGTCCATGTCTGGTGGCAGCCGGATTCGACGCCCTTGTCCTGCCTGCGCGTACTGGGCACCTCCGGCGCACTACGACGTGTAGGCCGCGTCTGCACGGCTCTTGATGCCCGGGGGAGTGGCCTAGGTGGACGTCTTATGGCTGCCGCGCTGGACATCGTTGGCCTGGACGAGAGTGTTCTAGACGCGCAGTTGCACGCCCAGTCCCTCTATGCGCGGCACGGCTACCTTCCCGAGGGAGAGCCCTTCGAGGAAGACGGCATCATGCACATCCGCATGCGCCGCCCGGCGACCGCCGACTAG